One region of Zingiber officinale cultivar Zhangliang chromosome 7B, Zo_v1.1, whole genome shotgun sequence genomic DNA includes:
- the LOC122005436 gene encoding F-box/LRR-repeat protein 2-like translates to MKVCINDALTDDELRAVLSRLEKEEERDLFGLVCKRWLRLQSSERRRLRARAGPAMLRQMADRFQGIVELDLSQSASRSFYPGVTDSDLAVIAAGFRALRVLDLQNCKGVTDVGMRTLGNGLPTLQSLDVSQCRKITDKGMVAIALGCSNMRKLHLSGCKSVTDELLKALAKSCSRLEDLGLSGCNNITNTGISTLADGCRYIKFLDVSKCSKISDVGVSKVAEATSSSLKILKLLDCSKVSDKSIFSLAGFCHNLETIVIGGCRDISDESITSISLACSKSLRSLRMDWCLNITDLSLNSVLSNCRHLVALDISCCDKITGSAFLAQEVSGFELRLKVLKMSSCMRLSVASVGLVLRSCKYLVYLDLRSCPQITRQSCEQAGLLFPECCKTNYDGSLSLSEPMVDNFF, encoded by the exons ATGAAGGTCTGCATTAATGACGCCCTCACCGACGACGAGCTCCGAGCAGTGCTCAGCCGGctggagaaggaggaggagagggatctGTTTGGGCTCGTCTGCAAGCGCTGGCTCCGCCTGCAGAGCTCTGAGCGACGCCGTCTCCGAGCCCGCGCTGGCCCTGCCATGCTACGCCAGATGGCCGACCGGTTTCAGGGGATAGTGGAGTTAGACCTTTCGCAATCCGCCTCAAGGTCGTTCTACCCTGGCGTTACTGATTCGGATCTTGCTGTCATTGCTGCAGGATTCCGGGCTTTGCGTGTTCTTGACCTCCAAAACTGCAAAG GTGTCACTGACGTTGGGATGAGAACTCTGGGAAATGGTCTGCCAACCCTCCAGTCACTAGATGTTTCCCAGTGTAGAAAAATTACAGACAAAGGAATGGTGGCAATTGCTCTAGGTTGCTCAAATATGAGAAAACTGCACTTATCTGGATGCAAATCTGTGACCGATGAATTGTTAAAAGCTCTTGCTAAGAGCTGTTCGCGCCTTGAAGATCTAGGATTGTCTGGATGCAACAACATAACAAACACTGGAATCTCAACTCTTGCTGATGGCTGTCGATATATCAAGTTTTTGGATGTTAGTAAATGTTCCAAAATTAGCGATGTTGGAGTTTCCAAAGTTGCTGAGGCTACATCATCATCACTGAAGATTCTCAAATTGTTGGACTGTTCCAAAGTCAGTGATAAATCTATCTTTTCCTTGGCTGGCTTCTGCCATAACCTTGAAACTATTGTCATTGGTGGGTGCCGAGACATCTCTGATGAATCTATAACATCCATATCCCTTGCTTGTAGCAAAAGCTTAAGGAGCTTAAGGATGGACTGGTGCTTAAATATCACTGACTTATCCTTGAACTCTGTGCTGTCAAACTGTAGGCATCTTGTGGCTCTTGACATAAGTTGTTGCGATAAGATAACCGGTTCAGCTTTCCTGGCACAGGAAGTTTCAGGATTTGAGTTGCGACTGAAGGTTTTGAAGATGAGTAGCTGCATGAGACTCTCAGTTGCCTCTGTAGGTTTGGTACTGCGATCTTGCAAGTATCTTGTATACCTTGATCTGAGATCATGCCCACAAATTACAAGACAAAGCTGTGAGCAAGCTGGGTTGCTGTTTCCTGAGTGCTGTAAAACAAATTATGATGGTAGTTTAAGCTTAAGCGAACCTATGGTTGATAACTTCTTTTAG
- the LOC122004212 gene encoding uncharacterized protein LOC122004212 gives MCILIGVQVKMKLTTLGHAQSEETRAKIGAGVREGWRRRQQRLSVQDGCFFEWKNIIAESARKGSAGEYKLQWDSFHTQERQLKLEWLESIEKRKQMPKPKGNNRAPKSLEHRRKISEAILAKWNDKHLVALVSWEYRARVCSALKKYHSTSNPRERNQRKPSSTPRTIDTVPKKKTLEMKLIAEAEKVAKTLEMAAPKSSLAQASLMETRMLIAEARRSIGIIEAGTSTVQEFRDEKSLDSNGKLNHFQSSSGLPNTEKLDQRPINGFHHPISTKTRPIKTESFGQSQCKEY, from the exons ATGTGTATCTTGATTGGGGTGCAGGTTAAAATGAAATTAACAACTTTGGGGCATGCTCAAAG tgAGGAAACAAGAGCGAAAATTGGTGCAGGAGTGCGCGAGGGTTGGCGTAGAAGACAACAAAGGCTGTCAGTGCAGGATGGTTGTTTTTTTGAATGGAAGAACATTATAGCCGAATCTGCTAGAAAGGGTTCTGCTGGTGAATACAAGCTGCAATGGGATTCATTTCATACGCAGGAAAGACAACTAAAGCTGGAGTGGTTGGAGAGCATCGAGAAAAGGAAACAAATGCCTAAACCCAAAGGGAACAATCGGGCACCAAAATCGCTTGAGCATCGTAGAAAGATTTCAGAAGCAATCTTGGCCAAATGGAATGAT AAACATCTTGTTGCACTTGTTTCATGG GAATATCGAGCTCGAGTTTGCAGTGCGTTGAAGAAGTATCATTCCACATCTAATCCAAGAGAAAGAAATCAAAGAAAACCTAGTAGCACACCTCGTACAATTGACACGGTGCCAAAGAAAAAAACCCTTGAGATGAAGCTAATTGCTGAAGCTGAGAAGGTTGCAAAAACCCTTGAGATGGCTGCACCGAAGAGTTCACTTGCACAGGCTTCCCTTATGGAAACCAGAATGCTCATTGCCGAGGCAAGACGATCCATTGGGATCATAGAGGCTGGAACATCGACAGTGCAGGAGTTTAGAGATGAAAAATCTTTAGACTCCAATGGAAAATTAAATCATTTCCAGTCCAGTTCAGGACTACCGAACACTGAAAAATTAGATCAAAGGCCTATAAATGGTTTCCATCATCCAATCTCTACTAAAACTCGCCCAATAAAGACTGAATCATTTGGTCAGTCCCAGTGTAAAgagtattaa
- the LOC122005435 gene encoding ras-related protein Rab-21-like isoform X1, protein MSSRPPNFTFKLVLLGDGRVGKTSLVLRYVNNVFSEKQEATVQASYLTKRVVAGGVPITLSIWDTAGQERFHALGPIYYRDADAALLVYDITDSDTFVRVKKWVKELQQMASKDIVMAIAANKSDLVRSKKYDTQEAESYATSIGAKLFVTSAKFGTGIDEVFHEIATRLLQKKKDSTEGLLPAPPRKGIIIVDDEPEQKPPPRCCS, encoded by the exons ATGAGCTCCAGGCCGCCAAATTTTACGTTCAAGCTAGTTCTTCTCGGTGACG GTCGAGTTGGGAAAACCTCCCTTGTTTTAAGATATGTAAATAATGTTTTCTCCGAGAAGCAAGAAGCTACAGTGCAAGCTTCCTATTTAACAAAGCGTGTTGTTGCCGGAGGTGTGCCTATTACCTTGTCTATATGG GATACAGCTGGACAGGAGCGTTTTCATGCCTTGGGACCTATATACTATCGTGATGCAGATG CAGCCCTTTTAGTATATGATATTACAGATAGCGATACTTTTGTTCGAGTTAAGAAATGGGTGAAGGAACTTCAGCAGATGGCATCAAAAGATATAGTCATGGCCATTGCAGCAAATAAAAGTGATTTAGTCAGATCAAAGAAGTATGATACTCAAGAAGCTGAAAG CTATGCAACATCTATTGGTGCAAAGCTTTTTGTCACATCTGCCAAATTTGGGACAGGAATAGATGAAGTCTTTCATGAAATTGCAACAC GATTGTTGCAGAAGAAAAAAGACAGTACTGAAGGCTTGTTGCCTGCTCCACCAAGAAAGGGGATTATTATTGTAGATGATGAACCTGAGCAAAAACCTCCTCCGAGATGTTGTTCATAG
- the LOC122005435 gene encoding ras-related protein Rab-21-like isoform X2, with protein sequence MSSRPPNFTFKLVLLGDGRVGKTSLVLRYVNNVFSEKQEATVQASYLTKRVVAGGVPITLSIWDTAGQERFHALGPIYYRDADALLVYDITDSDTFVRVKKWVKELQQMASKDIVMAIAANKSDLVRSKKYDTQEAESYATSIGAKLFVTSAKFGTGIDEVFHEIATRLLQKKKDSTEGLLPAPPRKGIIIVDDEPEQKPPPRCCS encoded by the exons ATGAGCTCCAGGCCGCCAAATTTTACGTTCAAGCTAGTTCTTCTCGGTGACG GTCGAGTTGGGAAAACCTCCCTTGTTTTAAGATATGTAAATAATGTTTTCTCCGAGAAGCAAGAAGCTACAGTGCAAGCTTCCTATTTAACAAAGCGTGTTGTTGCCGGAGGTGTGCCTATTACCTTGTCTATATGG GATACAGCTGGACAGGAGCGTTTTCATGCCTTGGGACCTATATACTATCGTGATGCAGATG CCCTTTTAGTATATGATATTACAGATAGCGATACTTTTGTTCGAGTTAAGAAATGGGTGAAGGAACTTCAGCAGATGGCATCAAAAGATATAGTCATGGCCATTGCAGCAAATAAAAGTGATTTAGTCAGATCAAAGAAGTATGATACTCAAGAAGCTGAAAG CTATGCAACATCTATTGGTGCAAAGCTTTTTGTCACATCTGCCAAATTTGGGACAGGAATAGATGAAGTCTTTCATGAAATTGCAACAC GATTGTTGCAGAAGAAAAAAGACAGTACTGAAGGCTTGTTGCCTGCTCCACCAAGAAAGGGGATTATTATTGTAGATGATGAACCTGAGCAAAAACCTCCTCCGAGATGTTGTTCATAG